In Procambarus clarkii isolate CNS0578487 chromosome 38, FALCON_Pclarkii_2.0, whole genome shotgun sequence, the genomic window AGAGATTATGTTAGCCCAAAAAGACAGCTCCAAAGTGAACATCGAAGTGAAAAGTGGAAAGCCCCACCCAGCGAAGTCGAGCATGTCGACTGAAGTATCAATAGAGGAAGCGTTCTGCGGCATGATGACGTGTGCCAGGCTAGTGGGTCTCCACATCTGGGCCAAGAACAAGCACGATAATTACGTCATCTGTCCTTGGGGGCTCCTGCCACTGGTGCTGCTTGGCAGCTTCTGTCTGGTGGTGCTTGGATGTCTCGGGTCATGTTTCCTATTTGCAACCATGCCCTACTGGTACTTCGTCCTCTGCTTACCACACTTCTTTGCTCACATCTTCTGTATATTATGCTACGCCCAGACGCTCCGACACGCACGTCGCATGGCCGAGTACCTCGAGGGCCTGAGGCAACTTAGTCTGAAAAGGACTCGGCACACTCGCTTCCTGACGCTGGGCTCTATCATCTACCCAACAACTGAGGTGCTGGCTTCACTCTATTTACTGCCAGGACCGAAGTTCATTATCTGCTTCATctccctctgcatcacttccatcTTTCCCGCTGTGCTAGACGTCTATATAGGAGCCTTCATACAAGCCATCGCCAGGGGCTTTGACAAGCTAGTGGAGGAGGCGAGGACACGAGAGACCTGGAGCCCTGGAGAGGTCCACAGCGTATACCAGCGCTGGCTGCGACTGCTTCAgttgctacacacacacaaccaggtaCCAGCGTCCCTCACACTCGTATTACCAGTAACTGATGCACTTTATGTATGGAAACTAATAGGagactatgtatgtatgtatgtatgtattcactaGACCACGTGGGCTGCTACTGTCGCTGACAAtgtcaccttaccttgaggtacttccgggacttagcatccccgcggcccggtcgtcgaccaggcctctgacCATGTCAGTCAGAGATCTGGTGGTAGTTATCAGGACACTAACTTTCTAGTTAGGTTTTAAGAACTAATTATTTGGAGGTCTTAGAT contains:
- the LOC123771926 gene encoding uncharacterized protein codes for the protein MLAQKDSSKVNIEVKSGKPHPAKSSMSTEVSIEEAFCGMMTCARLVGLHIWAKNKHDNYVICPWGLLPLVLLGSFCLVVLGCLGSCFLFATMPYWYFVLCLPHFFAHIFCILCYAQTLRHARRMAEYLEGLRQLSLKRTRHTRFLTLGSIIYPTTEVLASLYLLPGPKFIICFISLCITSIFPAVLDVYIGAFIQAIARGFDKLVEEARTRETWSPGEVHSVYQRWLRLLQLLHTHNQVFSLTTEVRVLLLMVEALAYVFVGCSLDTLEGNCTTVLALGAFQLSEVIIRLHSLCMLGHGLASAGEELRTVLADAEYGCPSGSPQGRALTRLVARLEGRPPRVLIWGMDSLTAGTLVQVFWMVISYLVVVKQLSPVSGQRPLAPDLSLTDYDHCFSENSSTTHHSPSPPAGLMKFLPGLR